CGTCGAGGGCCACGAGGCGGTGACGCGCGACAACTGGCGCGGCATGCGCGGCCCCGCGGAGCTCGCCCGCGTGAACACTCCCTTTGAAGGCTGGCCGGTTGCGCAACAGACTGCGCCGGACGCCTACGCCGCCGTCCTCGCCAAGGCCGGCGCCACGCTCCCACGCCGCGATGCGGTGGACGCGCGCATCATGGAAATGGTCCGCACCGGCAAGGTGACGGTCGGTGATGGTATCATCCGCGATCCGAAGGAGGTCGGCGGCTTTCCACCGCTGACCTTTGATCCCGCGACCGTGCTGGCCGACACCGATGGCGACGGCATGCCCGATGCGTGGGAGAAACTGCACCGCTTCGATGCCGCCAACCCGGCCGATGGTGCGACGGATGCCGACGGTGACGGCTACACGAACATCGAGGAGTGGCTCAATGGCACGAACCCGCGCGAGGCGATCGACTACCGCAACCTCGGCAACAACGTGGACACGATCAGCTGAGCCGGCGGAGCCGTCGGCTCAACCGGCGTCCTCGTTTGAATACACGGCTGACACGTCGTCGTCCGCGTCGAGGGCGTCGTGGAGTTTTTCCAGCGAAGCGGCGGTGGCGGCGTCCACCGGCACGGTGGTCGTCGGGATGTAGGCAATTTCGGCGGACTCGGGCTTGAGGCCGGCCTTTTCCAGCGCGTGGGCGACCTTGTCGAAGGCGTGGATGCCGCAGCGGACCTCGTGGCCCTGTTCGGATGTGATGACATCGTCGGCACCGGCCTCAAGGGCGATTTCCATGAGTTTGTCCTCGGCGACCAGATCCTTCGCGACGAGGAACTGGCCGGCGTGGAGAAACTGGAACGCGACGGCGCCGTTCTGCGCGAGGTTGCCGCCGTGGACGGAGAAAATGGAGCGGATGTTTTGCGCGGTGCGGACCTTGTTGTCGGTCGTGGCCTGCACGACAAAGGCGACGCCGCCCGGGCCGTAGCCCTCGTAATGGAGTTCCTCGAAGACCACGCCGGGCAACTCGCCGGTGCCCTTCTTGATGGCGCGGTCCACGTTCTCGGCCGGCATGTTGGCCTCGCGGGCCTTGAGCAGGAGGGTGCGGAGGCGGGCGTTGCCGTCGGGATCGCCGCCGCCGGCCTTGGCGGCCATGGTGATGTCCCGTGAGAGCCGCGAGAAGACCTTGCCCTTGCGGGCGTCGGTCACGGCCTTGAGCCGCTTCACCTTGGACCATTTGTTGTGGCCGGCCATCAGGGGAGGACGGAGCACTGAAAGCCCGCGCGGAGCGCGGGCTCCATCTTATTTCTTCTTCTTCGGCGTGACGTTCTTCATCCCGCCGGCCTTGGCGCCCTCGGGATTGTTGATCGGCAGGTCGGGCTCGGGCAGGCGGTTGATGATCATCTGCTGGCCGATGGTGAACAGGCCGTTGATGGTCGAGTAGAGCGCGAGGCCGGAGGCGAAGGTGTAGCAGAAGAGCGTGAAGATCCAGGGCATGATCTTGAACATGGTCTGCTGTGCGGGATCGGCCGAGGGCATCGGCGTGAGCTTCATCTGGATGATCATGGTCGCACCCATGAGAATGGGCATGATGTTGACCGGCAGACCGAAGACCCGGGCGATGGTGTCGGGTGCGGAGAGATCGGCGACCCACAGGAACTCGGCGAAGCGCAGGTCGGACGCGCTTTGCAGCATGGCGAAAAAGCCGACGAAGAACGGGATCGTGATGAGGATCGGGATGCAGCCGCCGACGGGATTGACCTTGTTCTCGCGGAAGATGCGGAGCGTCTCGGCCTGCATCTTCTGGGGGTTGTCCTTGTATTTCTCGCGGAGGGCCTGCATGTGCGGCTGGAGCTTGGCCATGCGCTTGGCGGACTTGGAGGCGGCGAGCGTGAGCGGCAGGAACACGATCTTCAGCCCGAGCGTGGTGATGACGATGGCCCAGCCCCAGGCCCAGCTCGGCGAGACGTGCGCCATGAGCCCGTGCACCCAGTTCATGATGGTAAGCAGCAGCGGGGCGAAGAAGCCGGAGAGGAAGATCTTGTTGAAGAAGAAGGAGTCGAATTGCATGACCTTCTCCTCGCCGTGCTTGAAGATGTCGGCGTTGCCGAGGCGCTTGTATTCCTTGGGGCCGGCGTAGTAGTTGGCGCCGAAGGTGGACGAGGCGCCGGCGGCGAGGGGTTTCAGCTCGAACTGGGCGTAGCCGGTGACGCCGTAAAGGCGGTGGTCATCCACGGGCGCGTTGGGATCGAGCTTCACGCGCTCGGCCCGCACGCCGCTGCCCGGCTGGTCGGGCGTGAGGATCATGCAGAAGAACTGGTTCTTCACCGTGGCCCAGGTGACGGCGGAAGGGCGCTCGATGAACGCCGGGGGGCGTCCGTCCTTCACGCCGATCCAGCTGAGGAAACCGCCGCCCTCGAGGTCGCTGCGGGCGATGAAGTGGGTGTCCTCGCCGTCACCGTAGCCGGTGTTGAGATACATGCCGTAATCGGCGGCATTGAGGGGCACGGCGGTGCCGAGGTTGAAGACGGCCTTGGGCATCACCTGGGCGGCATCGGTGAGGTTGCGGAAGGTGGTCTCGTGACGGATCTGGTAGTTGTCGCGGCCGGCCTCCTTGGCGAGCGAGTAGCGGCGGGTGATCTCGAGCGTGGGCGTGGTAGCGCGATAGACGGCCTCGGTCTCGGACTTGGAAACCAGCGCGTAGGCGGTGTGGCGGTCGGCGCCGGGGAAATCGGCGAGGCTGAGCGCCGGGGCGGCGCGCACGGCGTTGAGCGTGTAGAGTCCGGGCTGACCTTGGAGGGCCAGGTGCTGCTTGAGGGCGATGTTTTCGATGGCGCCGCCGTGGTTGGTCAGCGTCACGATGATCACGTCATTCGCGAGGGTGACGGTCTCGGCGAGGCCGAGGGCGGGCGCGGAAAGGGAGCCGGTGGCCGGGGTGGCAACGCCGGTGGCGGCGGCCGAAGCGCTTGCCGGGGCGCCGGTCGCGGCGGGAGTCGCCGCGGTTTCGGCGGGGGCGGGCGAGATGGGCAGCGGTGCCGGCGGCTTCGGCGCGTATTTCGCGCTGAGAATCATGCTCACCACTGCGGCGACGAGCAGGAGCACACCGATGGTCGTATTCTTTTTATCCATGAAAAAAGGGGATCAGGAGGGGGAAACTTTGGTGCAGACGGGCCGATGACGCGGCGGAACGGGATCTTCACCGCCCGGGTGCCACGGGCCGCACTTGGCGAGGCGGATGACGGTCAGGGCCACGCCGGCCAACAAACCGTGTTCGCGCAGGGCGTCGCGGGCGTAGTGCGAGCAGGACGGGGCGAAGCGGCAGCCGCAGGTGGGATTCAGAGCCACCAGCGCCGGAGACAGGGTGCGCTGGTAGAGCCAGATCGCGGCGTCGAGCACACGGACGGGCAGCCGGAGGATCCACGTTGCTGTCATTCTGAGCGAAGCGAAGAATCCAAGGGCCGGCGGATGTGCTGCGGCTGGATCCTTCGCTTCGCTCAGGATGACACGCTGTTGAGAATCAGTCATTTTTCGTTGGCGCCGGGAGCCGGCCGCAGGCGTGGACAAAGCGTTGCGCGGCCTCGGCGAATTCCATGCGGAGCAGGGCGGCGCGGGCGGTCAGGACCAGATCGAAGCCGGGCGGCACGAGGTGCTGGTGGCGGCGGTAAAGCTCGCGGAGCCGGCGCTTGGCGGCGTTGCGATGCACCGCGTTGCCCACGGCGGCCCGGGAGGCGACCACGCCCACGCGGGCGGGCGTGGCGGGTTCGTCGGCAGACCGGGTGCGCCAAGTCAGCAGGAAGGCCCCGCAATCCATGCGGCGGCCCTGCTCTCGGACGGCGCGGAAGTCGCTGTTGCGCCGCAGGCGCTGCCCGGCGCGAAGATGCATGCTCAGACGACGGTCAGGCGCTTGCGGCCCTTGCGGCGGCGGGCGGCGAGGACCTTGCGGCCGCCGCGGGTGGCCTTGCGGGCACGGTAACCGATCTTGCGGGCGCGTTTCTTGCGGTGCGGGCGGAATGTAGGCTTCATGGTTTTATGGCAAAAAGAGGGTCAGATTCGCCGGGGGGCAGGGGGGGTGTCAAGCGAGAGCTTTGGCCGGTGGCGGCACGTTCTGAATGCCCTGAAAACCGGCCGGGGCAAGCTTGGGGCGGGCTTGGCCAAGGCGGCCGGTGCGCCATGCCGCAGGGGTGGATCGGTCATCACGCCGGCAAACTAGCACAGGCCGCCGTCCCGGGCTGTTACTTTCTCGCCTCGCGTTTCCGATGTGAACAGCCTGCGGACAAATAGTTTTTGCGTCCAGGCTCCGCTGCCGCGACCTTGGGCGCATGGCCGAGCCATGCCGTCAACCGACCCGTTCACCGGACACCCCTCCCACCTCGAAGGCCCCCGCCTCCCCGGCGCGGAAGGATGGTCCGCTGTTTTGGACGGTCACGGGCAACGACTTCGGGCGCTCGATCAGCTGGGCGAAAAAGCAGCCGAATGCTCTTTCGCACCACATCAGGACCGCGGCCTCGTCCTCGCCCAGGAAGACGAAGTAGGCCTGCTGGAGTTGGCCGAACCGCGTTGGCACGAGTTGGGCGAGGCGATCCGGGCTTTCCGGGCGACCCTGCCGCTGGTGCGGTTGGAGGATTTTGGCTTCGATTCGGAGTCGGAGGATCCCTTTGAGGCCAACACCGCGCGCCTGCGCCGCATCGGCGGCGGGGTGGAGGCGCTGGCTTTCGCGGACACGCGCGACTCGGTCTATAAATTTTTCCTCTTTCGCGAAGGTGGCGACGTGGGGGCGACCTTTGCCTTCGCCCGCGGGGAAGGCGAGGTGCTCCAAGCGACCGCCGTGCCCGGCAGTTACCGGCGGCTGTTCGAGAAACTGCGCCTCACCCACCTGATCGGCATGCCCACGGAGATTGCCGGCATCACTCCGGAGGGCGTGGTCGTGGCCAAACAGACCTTTGGGCGCATGCTGCCGGAACAGACCGACGTGTCGGGACTGGATCCGGCGCGGTTCATCCCGATTCCCTCGCGCTTCCTGCGCGCGGATCGCGACCACCCGCGGCTGGCTTTTTTCGACACCGAACCGTGGCTCGTGGCCGACACGCATGATCGCAACATCGTTGTCGCGACGGACGGCTCCTGGCGGGTGATCGACCTCGTGGCGGCGCCGCTGCCGCCGGAGTGGCTGGGTGTGATACCGCTGTTCGCCGACTGGATTGAGCGGGCGCGGCACAACCCCCACGCGGAGATCCTCGCGGCGGTGAACGACGACGAACTATGAGCGCGCCAACCCCGTCCGCCCGCCATCCCGCCGCGGTGACCTTCCCCTGGTGGCGCAACCACGGTTTCCTGCTCGGGCTGGTCGGCGCAACCATCCTGGCCTTTTTGTTTCCGGGACCCGGGGCGCGCGGCGGGGCTTTGCACCCGGAACTGGTTAACAACGGCGGCATCGCACTGATCCTTTTTCTGCAGGGGTTGTCGCTCGCGGTGGAGAAAATCAAAAGCGGCGCCGGCAACTGGCGGCTGCACGGAATGATTCAGGGCTACACGTTTGTGGTTTTCCCCCTGGCGGGCGTGGCGCTGAACGCGCTCACCGCGGTGTGCTGGCCCAGCCAGCCCGAGGCGATCCGGCAGGGATTCCTCTACCTGTGCGTGCTGCCCTCGACGATTTCCACGTCCGTCGTGCTGACGGCCGTGGCCCGCGGCAACACGGCGGGCGCGCTCTTCAACGCCGCGCTTTCCAACATCGTCGGCGTGATTGCCACGCCGCTGCTGGTGCAGCTGCTGATGAACCGCACCGGCCAGGCGGGGCCGATCGGGCCGCTGCTGCTGAAGATCACGCTGCTTACGCTCGTGCCCTTCGCGCTCGGCATGGTGCTGCGGCCGCGGCTGGCGGCGTGGATTGACGCGCGCCGGGCTTGGGTGGCGCGCATCAGCAACACCGTCATTCTCTTCATCGTTTATTCCGCCTTCTGCGATTCCGTGCAGGACCGCGTCTGGGCCACGCACGGCCTCACGCTTACGTTGCAGGTGCTGGGCGTGACGCTCGGCCTCTTCGGCGTGATGTCGGCGTTGGTGTTCGCCACGTGTCGGCTGCTCCAGCTCGGGCGCGAGGACAAGATCGCGGCCTATTTCTGCGCGGTGAAGAAGACGCTGGCGATGGGCGTACCGCTCGCGGTGCTGATCTTCGGCGAGCGCGCCGACCTGCCGCTGATCCTGCTCCCGATCATGTTCTACCATCCCGTGCAGCTTTTCCTCAACGGCCTGCTGGCGAACCGCTGGGCGCGGGAAAAGGCGTAGCGCCGACCCTGGCCAAGGCCGCTGGAGGGCTCTACGCCTGATGTGTCGCCGTCCGGGGGAACTCGGCCCGCCCAAAGCAAAGGCGGGATCAATGATCCCGCCCTGCAAATAAACCGGACGGCGGCCCGCCCGCTCAGCCCTTCTGGTCGCGGTCGAGGAAGGCGAGGACGTTCTCCGCCTGCTTCTCGGTCACGCCGGTGTCCTTATAAACGATCTTGCCGCCCTTGATCACGTAGCACTCGCGGGAGGCGAACATCATGGCGCTCTGGCCGAAGGCCTTCACGACCTTCTTGTCGGTGTCGGCGAGCAGCGGGAACGGAAAATTGTTCGTCTCCTTGAATTTCTTCTGCGCCTCGACGTTGTCGGTGCTCACGCCGACCACCGCGGCTCCGCGCTTCGTGAGCTCGGTGCTGGCGTCGCGGAGCGAGCAGCCCTGCTTCGTGCAACCGCCGGTCAGCGCTTTCGGGTAGAACCACACGACCGTGTAGGTGTTCTTCGCATAAACGTCGCCGAGGTTCAGCGTCTCACCCGAGTCGGTCACGGCGGACACAACCGGGGCGTCGGCCCCAACCTGGAGCGAATCGGCGAAAGCGGACTGGAAAAAACCAAGCAGAGAGAAGGACATGAGGAGAAAGCGCAGGGGTTTCATGGAGCCCAGAGGCTAGCCAAGCCGCGCAGGTTGGCAAATTTTCGCAAAAAACCGTCGCCCGACAGGCAGAGGCGCATCCGGTTCCGGCCCGTCGGCTAAAAGTTTGCCAAAAACCCATCCTAAGGAACTTCGCCGCGCGCAACATGTTAGTGGGGGTGTCGAGCGCACCTAGGGTGCATTCGGCACACCAAACAATACCACCATGAAACAGACCACCACCCTCAAGCATCTCCTCCTTGCTGCGACGCTCGTCGCGGGCTTCGGCACCGCCGCCCGCGCCGATGACAGCCTGCCGCCGGCCGACCAGCCCGCGCCGATCACCAGCGACGTCAGTCTGCTGGGTTTGAGCTACGCCACGCTGACCTACAGCTACATCAACCTCGATGGCACCTCGGTGCACGCCGATGACTATGCCTTCGAGTTCAACCAGCCGCTCTCGGCCAACCTCGACGGCGTGTTCGCCTACGATTACGCCCAGACCAGCGTGATCGCCGGCTCCCGCCTGAAGACGCAGACGCTCAGCGCCGCCCTGCGGGCCTTCAGCACCGCCTATAGCTGGGGCAAGCCCTTCGCCGAGGCCGGCGTCGGCTACGCCCGCAGCCGCCTGGCTGGTGACAGCGACGACTCGTTTGTCTGGTCGCTCGGCGTGGGCGCGGAACTGCGCGTTTCCTCCCGTGCGACCGTGACCCCCTACATCCGCTATGTGGACGCGCCTGATTTGGACGGCAGCGGCGTGTTCAACTTCGGCGCGCGCGCCAGCTACTGGATCAACACATCCTGGGCGGCCACCGCCGGCTTCGAGGTGGATGACGACAAAAATACCGCGTTCACCGTCGGAACAAACTTCCGCTTCTGATTTCCCACCCAGGGTCCGCCGCAGGGCGGACACCGAAAGTGTGTGCAATGGGCCGCGGCGCAGGGGTGCGTCGCGGCCCTTATTTTTGAGCCAGATGCCGCGCGACCCAGGCGGAGGCGAACTGGGTCGCGATCACCGAGAAGGTGAACAGATACAGCCCGAAGCCGATGCGGATTTCGGCCACCGCGGCGGACTTCATCGCCACGATGAGGATGGCCACGACGAACACGTCGAGCATGGACCACTTGCCGAGCGACTCGACCCAGCCGTGCAGGCGGCGGACCCGCGCGAGGTCATGTTCGCGCTCCAGCCAGATGACCGCGAGCAGGCCGAGCTTCACACAGGGGAACACCAGGGTGAACAGCGTGAGGATGGTGAAGAGAAAATACTCGCCCTCCCGGAAAAGCGTGAAGATCCCGCCCACGACCGAAATGGCGTCGTTGAAGAGCCAGAACTTGGTGACCTTGAAGAAAGGAAAGAAGACGCCGGTGCCGAACAGCAGCAGGGCCGCCGCGATCAGCAGGGGGATGGCACGATGCGAGAGCGGCGTGGATTCAGGCATGCGAAAATCTGTAGGGCGGCTCCGGCTGGCTGCCACCACGAAAACCCGATCGCGGATCAGATATAATACATCTCGCCCGGCGACTTGGCCGCGAGCTGGTCGAGGGTGTAGCTCTTGAGCTTGGTGGCGAGGGCGTCGCGCACTTCGTGCCAGACCTGTTTCAGGCGGCGCCCGCTCTGGCCCTGGAAGTTGCCGCTGAGACCGAGGAACTCGCCCTCCACCGCGAGCATGATGTCGTGGAGGGAAATCTCCTCCGGCGGCCGGGCGAGGCGGTAGCCGCCGAGGTTGCCGCGGCGGCTGGTGATGAGGCCGGAGGTGCGGAGCTTGCCGAGGATCTGCGCCAGGAAGTTCGCGGGCACGGCCTCGGTGCGCGCGAGGTGGTCGATCTGCGCCAGTTCGCCCGAGCTTTCGATCCGGGCGAGCTCCGCCATCACGCGGCAGGCATAATCGACTTTGACGGAGATCTTCATGGCTCAGATCGCGTAATCGGTGTTCTCGGGTTTCACGAGTTCCGTGGGCGCGAGCAGCATGCCGGCGGCGACGGTGGCGTTGGTGCCCTGCTCGATCAGGATGAAGGAGCCGGTGAGGCGGTTGGTGGCATAGCCGTCGTAGAAAAGCGGCTTGGCGGTGCGGATGCGGATCTCGCCGAGGTCGTTCATCGCCAGTTCCGCCGGGGCGGAATTCGCGTCGAGGGTCTCCATGTCGAGGCGGCTCTCGATCTCGGTCACGATCGCCTGGACGGTGCTCGTGGTGTGCTTGAGGAAGTATTTCCGGCCGCGCTGGAGGGCGCGCGGGTGCATCCAGCAGACCTTGGCGTGCAACTCGGTGGCGCCGCCGGGCAGGGCGTCGAGGCCGACGAGCATGCTGCCGCGGCTCACATCCACGTCGTGCTCGAGCACGACCGAGACCGACTGTGGGCAGAAGGCCTCGTCCACGGACCCGTTGTAGGTGTGGATTTCCTTCACGGTCGAAACCACGCCGCCGGGGAGGGCCATCACCTTCTGGCCGACCTTGACGATGCCACCGGCGATCTGGCCGCTGAAACCGCGGAAGTCGTGGAGACGCTGGTCGGTCGGATTGTTCGGGCGGTTGACCCACTGCACCGGCAGGCGAAAACCGTTCAGGTTGTGGTCGCTTGCGATGTGAACGGTCTCGAGGTGCGCGAGCAACGTCGGGCCGGCATACCAGGGCGTGTGCTTCGAGGGTTCGACGACGTTGTCGCCGTTAAGCGCGCTGAGCGGGATGAACTTCACGTCCTTGATGTCGAGGCGCGGCAGGAACTCCTCGAACTGGGCGCGGATCTCGTTGAAGCGCGCCTCGCTCCAGTCCACGAGGTCCATCTTGTTGACGGCGACGACGAGGTGCGGGATGCGCAGGAGCGACGCGATGGCCGTGTGGCGGCGGCTCTGCTCGATCACGCCGAGGCGGGCGTCCACGAGCACGATGGACAGGTTGGCCGTCGAGGCGCCCGTGACCATGTTGCGCGTGTATTGGACGTGGCCCGGGGTGTCGGCGATGATGAACTTGCGCTTCGGCGTGGCGAAGTAGCGGTAGGCGACGTCGATGGTGATGCCCTGCTCGCGCTCGGCGCGGAGGCCGTCGGTGAGGTTGGCGAGGTTGATGGAGCCGCCGCCGGTGATGTCGGCGGAGCGCTCAAGGGCCTCGATCTGGTCCTCCATGAGCGACTTCGAGTCGTAGAGGAGGCGGCCGATGAGCGTGGACTTGCCGTCATCCACGCTGCCGCAGGTGTTGAAGCGGAGGATGTCGACGACCGGCACGGTCGGGCGGGAGGAAAGGGAGGAAGAGGTGGCGACCACGGACATGAAAAGTTGGCGTTGGCGGATTTTAGAAGTAACCCGCTTTCTTGCGGTCTTCCATGGCGGCCTCGGAGGCCTTGTCGTCGGCGCGCGAGCCGCGCTCGGTGACGCGGGCGGCGGCGACCTCGGCGATGATGTCGTCGAACGAGCTGGCGGGGCTCTCGACCATGCCGGTGCTGATCATGTCGGCGATGGTGCGGACGCGGCAGACCATGGTCTTGCGGGCCTCGGTCGGCTTGGGCCGGGCGCCGGCATAGGGATCGGGCTTCGATGCGTCGGTGTGGGCCGGCGGCACGGGCAGCCACTGGCCGCCGCGGCGGAAGCACTCGCGGGTGTGGCTGAAATAGATCGAAGGCACCTCGAGCTGCTCGCGCTTGATGTATTCCCACACGTCCATCTCGGTCCAGTTGCTCAGCGGAAACACGCGCATGTTCTCCCCCGCGTTGAGACGGCCGTTGTAGAGGTTCCAGATCTCGGGACGCTGGTTTTTCGGGTCCCACTGGCCGAAGCTGTCGCGGAAGCTGAAGAAACGCTCCTTGGCGCGGGCCTTCTCCTCGTCGCGGCGGGCGCCGCCGATGGCGCAGTCGAAGCGGAACTCCTCGATGGCGCCGAGGAGCACGGGGATCTGCAGTTTGTTGCGGCTGACCTCGCCGGGCGCCTGCGTGGCGGAGCCGTTGGCGAGGGCCTGGTCCACGGTGCGGACGATGAGCTTCGCGCCGAGCTGCTTCGCGCGGCGGTCGCGGAACTCGATCAGCTCGGGGAACTCGTGGCCGGTCTCGACGTTGAGGAACGGCATCGGGATGTCCGAGGGGCGAAAGGCCTTCTCGGCGAGGCGCAGCAGGCAGATGGAATCCTTGCCGCCGGAGAACAGCAGCACGGGGCGTTCGAATTCGCCCGCGACTTCGCGCATGATGTGGATGGCCTCCGTTTCCAGGAGGTCGAGATGGTCCAAGTGGTAATTCTTCATGACGCGGCGGCGGTCTGGGCAGCGTTCTTGCCCCACGCGGCGTGGAGGCCGCATTCGCGTTTTTCGTCGGCCTTGGCCGGGTCGAAGTAATCCCACTCGTTGGGCAGCTTGTGCTCGGCGAGGTAGGCTTCCATCTGCGCGTCGGTGAAGTGGAAGACGGGGCTCACCTTCAGGGCCCCGAAGTTCGCGTCGTGCGAGACGATGTCGAGGCCGGCGCGGTTCGGGTTCTGCACCTTGCGCAGGGCGGTGATCCAGACAGTCGGGGCCAGTTCCTTCATGCCGCGCTGGAAGGGCTCGAGCTTCATCACGCCGCTAAACTGCTTCAGGCCGGCCTCGTCGTCGAGCGAGGGAATGGGGCCGTGGACGGCGTCGCGGTGGGCGGGCGTCATCTTGGGCAGGTAGGGCTTGAGGTTGAGCTTCAGTTGGGCGCGCAACTGCTCGGCGTGCTTGTAGGTGGCGGGGCGGTTGTAGCCGTGGTCCACCCAGAGCACGGGGATGTCGGGCTGCGCCTGCGTGGCGAGGTGGAGCACGACGGCCTCGTAGGGACGGAAGTTGGTCGAGACGATCGCGCGGCCACCGGCCTGGGCGATGGCCCAGCGGACGACCTCGAGCGGCGACTTGGTGGCGAGCTCGGCGTTGAGTTTCGCGAGCTGTTCAGCGGTGAAGGACATGGGAAACGGATCAGTTGGTGGCGGGGGCCGGAGCAGCGGCGGCCTTGGCGGCGGCAGCCGCGGCCTGCGCGACGGCGGCCTCGGGCAGGAGGACGCGGCTGGCGAAGTCGCCGAAGCGCTCGCCGGTGACGCGCTCGTTCTTCCAGCGCGTAAAGAGGGGCTTCAGCTCGGCTTCGAGCTCGGCCTCTTTGATGACGTCCTTGTAAACCTTGTTGAGGCGCTGGCCGGAGACATCGCCGCCGAGCCAGAGCTGGTATTTGCCGGGCGCTTTGCCGACGAAGCCGATCTCCGCCATGTAGGGGCGGGCGCAGCCGTTCGGGCAGCCGGTGGAGCGGATGATGATCTCCTCGCTGGCGAGGCCGAGCTCGGCGGTGAGCTTCTCGATGCGGTTGATGATGCCGGGCAACGCGCGCTCGGACTCGGCGAGGCCGAGGCCGCAGGTGGGCATGGACGGGCAGGCCATCGAGGCGGCGTGGAGAATCGAGGCCTGGTCACTGGTCTTCACGCCGTGAGACTTGAGCAGGGCGTCGATCCCGGCGCGGTCGGCGGGCGGGACGTTGGCGAGAATGACGTTCTGGTTGGCGCTGAGGCGGAACTCAATGTGCGGGAACTTCTCCGCGACCTGGCGGAGCGCGGTCTTCATCGCGTGGCCCTCGACGTCCTTGATGCGGCCGGTCTGCACGAAGAGGGTGAGGAAATCCGAGTCGTCCACGGCGCGGTGCCACCCGTAGGTGTCGGTCGTCGAGGTGAACTCAAAGCGGCGCACGCCGGAGAGGGCGCCGTTGGTCCGGCGGTTGACCTCGGCGGTCATCCACTCGACACCGCGTTCGGCGACGACGTATTTCAGGCGGGCGTGCTTGCGGTTGGTGCGGTCACCGAAGTCGCGGTGGATGGTCAGCACGGCCTTGGCGACCTCGACGACCTTCTCGCGCGGGAAGAAGCCGATGACGTCGGCGAGGCGCGTGTAGGTGGCGTCGTTGCCGTGGCTGCGGCCCAGACCGCCGCCGACCGCGAGGTTGTAACCGAGGAGCTTGTCGCCCTCGACGACGGCGATGAAGCCGAGGTCGTTGGTGAAGACATCCATGTCGTTCGACGGCGGGATGACGAAGGAGGTCTTGAACTTGCGGGGCAGGTAAACCTGGCCGTAGAGCGGGTCGGTGAACGAGGTGTTCTCCGGCGCGTCGAGGTTGAGCTGGACGTTGTCCACCCAGATGGAGTGGTAGGCCGGGGTCTTGGGCGCGAGGGCCTCGGTGACGAGGTAGGCGTCCTTCACGACCTCGTCGCGGGCCCGGGTGGTGGCGGGCGTGGGCGAGACGGTGATGTTGCGGTTGACGTCGCCGCAGGCCGCGAGGGT
This DNA window, taken from Oleiharenicola lentus, encodes the following:
- a CDS encoding sulfate adenylyltransferase subunit 1, producing the protein MSVVATSSSLSSRPTVPVVDILRFNTCGSVDDGKSTLIGRLLYDSKSLMEDQIEALERSADITGGGSINLANLTDGLRAEREQGITIDVAYRYFATPKRKFIIADTPGHVQYTRNMVTGASTANLSIVLVDARLGVIEQSRRHTAIASLLRIPHLVVAVNKMDLVDWSEARFNEIRAQFEEFLPRLDIKDVKFIPLSALNGDNVVEPSKHTPWYAGPTLLAHLETVHIASDHNLNGFRLPVQWVNRPNNPTDQRLHDFRGFSGQIAGGIVKVGQKVMALPGGVVSTVKEIHTYNGSVDEAFCPQSVSVVLEHDVDVSRGSMLVGLDALPGGATELHAKVCWMHPRALQRGRKYFLKHTTSTVQAIVTEIESRLDMETLDANSAPAELAMNDLGEIRIRTAKPLFYDGYATNRLTGSFILIEQGTNATVAAGMLLAPTELVKPENTDYAI
- the cysD gene encoding sulfate adenylyltransferase subunit CysD, with product MKNYHLDHLDLLETEAIHIMREVAGEFERPVLLFSGGKDSICLLRLAEKAFRPSDIPMPFLNVETGHEFPELIEFRDRRAKQLGAKLIVRTVDQALANGSATQAPGEVSRNKLQIPVLLGAIEEFRFDCAIGGARRDEEKARAKERFFSFRDSFGQWDPKNQRPEIWNLYNGRLNAGENMRVFPLSNWTEMDVWEYIKREQLEVPSIYFSHTRECFRRGGQWLPVPPAHTDASKPDPYAGARPKPTEARKTMVCRVRTIADMISTGMVESPASSFDDIIAEVAAARVTERGSRADDKASEAAMEDRKKAGYF
- a CDS encoding phosphoadenosine phosphosulfate reductase family protein, which translates into the protein MSFTAEQLAKLNAELATKSPLEVVRWAIAQAGGRAIVSTNFRPYEAVVLHLATQAQPDIPVLWVDHGYNRPATYKHAEQLRAQLKLNLKPYLPKMTPAHRDAVHGPIPSLDDEAGLKQFSGVMKLEPFQRGMKELAPTVWITALRKVQNPNRAGLDIVSHDANFGALKVSPVFHFTDAQMEAYLAEHKLPNEWDYFDPAKADEKRECGLHAAWGKNAAQTAAAS
- a CDS encoding NADPH-dependent assimilatory sulfite reductase hemoprotein subunit: MSEPTTAPLSKNELLKQRIPTLAGNIAATLNDPALEKFSEDDEQFIKFHGIYQQDDRDLRKTGKKWLVMIRGRIPGGVMNSNQWKVFDDLATEYGNNTLRVTTRQSIQFHGVVKKGLGPLIKRINESLLSTLAACGDVNRNITVSPTPATTRARDEVVKDAYLVTEALAPKTPAYHSIWVDNVQLNLDAPENTSFTDPLYGQVYLPRKFKTSFVIPPSNDMDVFTNDLGFIAVVEGDKLLGYNLAVGGGLGRSHGNDATYTRLADVIGFFPREKVVEVAKAVLTIHRDFGDRTNRKHARLKYVVAERGVEWMTAEVNRRTNGALSGVRRFEFTSTTDTYGWHRAVDDSDFLTLFVQTGRIKDVEGHAMKTALRQVAEKFPHIEFRLSANQNVILANVPPADRAGIDALLKSHGVKTSDQASILHAASMACPSMPTCGLGLAESERALPGIINRIEKLTAELGLASEEIIIRSTGCPNGCARPYMAEIGFVGKAPGKYQLWLGGDVSGQRLNKVYKDVIKEAELEAELKPLFTRWKNERVTGERFGDFASRVLLPEAAVAQAAAAAAKAAAAPAPATN